The nucleotide sequence GGTGGTGCTGGCCATTGTGGCGGTGCTCTCGGCACTGGCCGCCCTCAACTTCAATAGTTCCTCCCGGGCCCTTGCGTTGACCGGTTATGCGAACGAGTTTGCTCTCGCTGTTCAGCAGAGTGCCTCGCGGGCCAACACCAACAACGCGCTGTACGTCATCAAGTACGGCACGAGCGGCGTTGAATGGGGACCCGGCACGAGCGGTCTGACGCTGAGCAGTTGCGAGACGGCTTCGGCTGCCCCTGCTCTTGCCAGTACGTCCGGGAAAATCAATCTCCCGGCGGGTACCACCAATCCAACCGGCTGGCTGTGCATCTCCGCTCCGGGCCTCGTGACCCGTCTGGAAACCCTGGCTACCTGTGTGGAGAACGGGACGAATATTCCCTGCTTCGCGGTGAGACGGGGCGCGACCTCACGGCGGGTGCTGGTGTCTGGCAACGGTCAGACGGAGGTGAAGTGATGCAGGGTCGCAGCGCCGGTTTAACCATCGTGGAGGTGCTGGTCGCCCTGCTGATTCTCACGGTCATGATGGCCGCGGCCATGAGCGTGTACATCTCCACGATGGTCTCTAACTCCGGCGCGGCCTACCGCACGCGGGTCACGCAGGTGCTCTCCACGGTGACAGACCAAATCACGCAACACGTGTTGACCCTCCCGGAGGGTGGCTCAGAGCTTCTGGTGTTCCAGCCTGGCACGCCGCCCACACCCGTCACCTTGACGAGCACTCCAACAGGATGCAGTGCGTACCTGATGTCTCCTGCGGGCCGAGCCCACTACTGCGTGACGGTTCGCAACAACGGGAGCTTCAATCCTGCTGTTGGAGGCGTATCCCTGCTGGGGGTGGCGGCCCGCACGTACAACACCCAGGCTTGCTGGAACGAGAGAGGAGCGGTGCGCTGCGTTGAAGCGACGACGATCTACTGATGGATTCACGCTGGTAGAGCTGCTGGTGGCTATGGGAATTCTGGCCATCCTGTTGGGATTGTTACTGGAGTCCAGCAGGACGGCTATTCGCATGCAGACGAGCACTGAACGGGAAATCAGCCTAGAAAGCAGCCTGCGCCGCACAATGGCGATTCTTACCCAGGACTTGCGAAATGCTGCGTACGGCATGGTCACCGACACGCCCTACGTGAGCACGGCGACCGCCATCTCCATGGCACAGGTGGCTGATACGGGCGTTCACCCGGTCGTTGGCCCCAGCGGCAGCGGCTTTCCGAATGCAAACAACGTTCAGGTCCTGGCGCCCGCAGGCTTCAGTTGGGACAGTGACACGCCGTTTTTGCTTGTGAACCCGGTCCAGGGTCTGGCGACCGTGCTGGACCTCAACGCCGCGAGCTCCGTCGGCGGGAATGGAAAGGTCACCCTCAGTCATGCGGGCCAACCCAATACCTTGTGTTTCTCGACCGGGAATCTGGTACAGCGTCTGCGTCTTGTTGGGTACACATACAACCCGACTAAGAAAATGATCTTCCGGGGCGTGAGGGCCAGGGCCACCATCATTGAGACACCGCTGGCCTTTAATGTCTCTGCCTTCAATATCCGGTACGTGGCTACGGACGGGGCTTCCTACACGGCGCTTGCGGATCTGCCCGAAACGGCCAGCTTGTCGCGGGTGCAGCTGAGTATCACGATGCAACGTGGGCAGGGAAGCAGTCTGCTGACACGTTCCCTAAGCAGCACGGTAGAGATCCCAAAACTGTTTACGCTAACGACCAAACCTCTGAGGTATGTCGCCCCGGGGACATCGGTGAGTTGTTCGTGATGAAGGTAGGATGGCTTTGAACACGCGACACGAACAGGGCATGGCCCTTGTCTCCGCACTCTTCCTGATCGTGCTGGTGCTGGGTGTGGTGGCCGTCACGACCCAGCTCACCGTAGGGAATCTGCGGCAGACGGGCGACACCGTGGCAACGGCGCAAACCCTTGCCCTAGCGCAAGGAGGCCGCAATTTCGCGCAGAGCCTGCTGCGGGGGCCGGTGGGCACCAAGCTGAGTGACACCGTGACGGATCTGGCACAACGCAACGTGCTGGGCAATGCAGGTACCTGGGTGTTCTCGAAGGGTGAAAATAGCCCAAGCCCCGATCCCCAGCGGGTGGCCCAGAACATGCAAACGCTCGCCGCCCAGTTACAGAACAGCCTGCCGGGTGGTGGATGCTACGGTCCCTTCACTGTGGAGGGCGGGCAAACGCTGAGTGTGCGAGTCACGTTCACGGGCGCGCTGCCCGCTTGTGATGGCGCTGTGGCCGAAACGGTTTCTATCGGTGTGGGCCGGTTCATCTCTGGATCTCGCAACAGCACCCAAACGTACAGCTTGCCCTATGTAACGGTGATCGCTGCGAGTAAGGGGGCGGCGCGGCGCACGCTCACGGTCAGCGGCGAGTATCAGTTTGACGTGGGCAACGGCAGTTTTGCTCGCTTTGCTCTGCTTACGGATATCCACCAGCAGAGTGACAGGGCGGCCCAGATCTATTTCACTTCGGACACGCTCTTTAACGGACCGGTGCATACCAATGGGAACTTCGCATTCTACGGCCAGCCCTGGTTCGGCGGGGCAGTGTCGAGCTCAGGGGTGACAGACACGGGGCAGAGGGGAGCCTGGTTTCAACGCACGGACGGCTGCGGTGGTCGGCGGCAACCGGCCTGTACGGCATTTCGTGACGTTGCCGACCTGTCTCCTACGCCAGCCTACGGCAATGCGGTTCCGACCTTTACAAGTGGGGTGGACTGGGAGGCGGATGAAATTGAGCTTCCCAACAACTCGAACGATCAGAAGGGCGCTGCCGAGCGGGCGGGCATCCTGATCAATGGTGATGCGACAGTCACATTGAGTGTGGGAACGGCGGGGACGGAGATTCCAGGAAAGAACGGGAAGAAGTACCAGGCCATCACCGTCAATGGCACCGAGTACCGGGCTTTTGAGGACAGCACCTTCTACATGAAGTCCGGAAATACCTGGAGGGTGGCGAGGAACGCAAGCGGTCAGGAGATTACCGCCTTTAACGGTGTGATCTACGCGAGTGGCCGGATTACACGTCTGGCAGCTCCTGCTCGTACAAACGCGAACGATCCCAAGACAGCGCCACCGGCTCTGGCGGCGTTTTCGGAGATCACCGTTGCAGCGGCGGACGATATCCGTATCGCCAGCGATCTCAAGTACGAGGATGATCCCTGTGACGGTGACCTGCGGCGGGGCGAAGACGGGCAGGTGATCGTTCCGAACTGTGAGACCGATCCCCTGGTAAAGCGGAATGTGCTGGGCATCTACAGTAGTGGCGGCGACGTGCTGATCGGTCTGGGGAACACGGGTGGAAGCCTGAATGTTCCTCGCGACGTCCGGATTCACGCCACGTTGATGGCCTCTGTGGGGCAGGTCCGCGTTGAGAACTACGCGACAGCAGACTGTAATGGCAAGGTCTACATTTTGGGGGGCGTGATCGAGAAGACCTACGGGCCCTTTGGGAGGTTCAATTCGGGGACCGGTCAGTGCACTTCGGGGATGCAGCGCAGCTTCACGTACGACCAGCGGATGCTCAATGGCTTGGCCCCCCCGTACTTCCCCACAACCCAAATGACCAGCCTGCTGCCAAGCCGCCGCATCATTCAGTACGGCCAAGCCGAGCAGGAACGCCGGTAGAATCTGTTCCGGAACGTCGTTGGGCCGCTGCTGTGAACTCTTCTTCACCCCCCTCTCGTGTGCTGAGCATCTAGGCCGCGCATACTGCTCCCATTCCACCAGGAGGTATGTCGATGACCGGACCCTATGACCGTCCCCCAGCCCCCGCCAGCGAGCCGACGGACACCCCTGCACCCCTGCCGGAACGGCTGCCGGGCAGTGAGGATACGGGCCCGATTATGGACCCACCCGCAAACCCCGACCTGCCGGGAATGCCCGAGCCCACACCCTCAGAGAATCCGGACACACCGGGGCTGCCGAGCCCGACACCGGTTCCGGCGATGTCAAGCCTATAGGTGTGATCAGAGCGCAGGGCATGTGCCGTGGCCTCCTGCGCTCTGCGTCTGGTCTGCTGTGCGGGAGCGCCTCAGCGTTTGCCCGTGTTCCTTCAGCCCGGCATGTCAATGAGCGTCATCGGGCGGGGGCCCAGACGGTGACGGGTTGGACGCGCAGCGGTATGGTGCGGCGGCAAGCGCTGCGCCTCAGGACAATGGAGAAGCCCCCGACCGTCCAAGGGAGTCGGGGGTGACCGGTGGACACGCACGCCGTCAGGGCGCCGCTGCCCCGGGTCAAAGCTGTCCAGAAAACGTGTCGCAGCGGTTGGGATCGCCACTTTGGAAGCCGGTCATGAACCACTGCACACGCTGCTCACTCGTGCCGTGGGTAAAGGAATCGGGGACCACGTAGCCCTGCCCCCGCCGCTGGAGGGCATCGTCACCAATCGCCGCGGCGGTGTTGATGGCCTCGCGTACGTCCTCCTGGGTGAGGTTGGCGAGGTCGGCGACATGGTTTCCCCACACACCGGCGAAGCAGTCCGCCTGAAGTTCGAGGCGCACGCTGAGGGCATTGGCCTGGGCCTCACTGCGGGCCTGCTGCTGGGCACGGGTGACCTGATCGGCGATGCCCAGCTCGTTCTGGACGTGGTGCCCCACCTCGTGGGCGATCACGTAGGAGTACGCGAAGTCGCCGCCCCCACCAAGCTGGCGGTCCATCTGGCTAAAGAAGCTGGTGTCCAGGTACACCTTCTGATCAAGGGGGCAGTAGAAGGGCCCCACCGCGCTGCTGGCCTGTCCGCAGGCACTGTTGACGGCCTGACTGAACAGCACCAGGGTCGGTTCAGTGTAGGTGCGGCCCGCCCGAGCAAAGATGTCCGACCAAACCCGGTCGGTGCTGGCCAGAATGCGGTCCACGAACTGATAGGCAATGTCTTGCTCGCCGGGTGCGGTCCTGGTCTGTGCTGGAGTCGGGGCCTGGTTCCCGCCCAGCACGGCACTGGGATCGACGCCGAAAAACATCGCGATCAGGGCGAGAATCAGTCCTCCGATGCCCCCCACGGCGATTCCCCCGCCGGGCAAGCCCCCTCCACGGCGGTCCTCGATATTTCCCCCTCCGGGGAGGTTTTGCCAGTCCATCCTGTTCCTCTCTCCTTGTGTCTCGCCGGGCGTCGCCGGGAAGGTGCTGCTGTTTTGGCTGCATTGTAGGGGGCTTTCTCGAGGGCGGTCTTGAGAGAAGCTGTACGAAAGGCCAAGGAAACGCCGCTCCGTCGGTGCAGGAGCGGCGGGAAACCGGGACGGCTGGTCAGTGCCCAGCGGGTGCGAGGCCAGTTTCACCAGCGGGTAGGGCGGACTGGCGCCGCCGCTCGAACTGGTAGAAGACGCTGGGCACCACATAGAAGGTGAGCAGGGTGGAGGTGATCACGCCGCCCAGGATCACGATGCCCAGGCCCCGGCGGAACTCTGCCCCGTCGCCCTGCCCGAACACCAGCGGGATGCTGATCACGAGCACCGTGAGGGTGGTCATCACGATCGGGCGAAAGCGCAGCTCGGCGGCCTCGATCAGGGCCTCACGCAGGGGAAGCGTTCGCATCCGCTCGGTGACGAATTCGAGGTACAGGATGGAATTCTTGGTGGAGAGGCCCAGCAGGATCACCATGCCCAGCACCGTGATCACATCGAGGTCCACCCCGAAGAGGTTGAGCGTCCACAGCGCCCCCACGATGGCGAGGGGGATGGGCAGCAGCAGGTAGAGGGGATAGCGGAAGGAGTTGAACTGTGAGCCCAGCACCAGGTACGTGAGCAGCACGGCGAGCACCAACACCACCGGGCCATAGAACACCAGATCGGCGGTCAGGCCGGTGCTGCCAAAGGCGCTTGCGTTGCCCAGGCTAACGTTGCCTTCCAGCAGGCCAGCCCGGCGCACGTTCTCGATGATCGTTCCCTGGTACGCGAAGGGATTGACCCTGGGGGCGAGATTGATGTTCAGCGTGGCGGTGTACGCCTTGTTCAGGCGACTGAGGGTGGCGGGGGCTTGCCGGAGCTGAAAGTCTCCCAGTTCGGCCAGCGGCACGTTTGCCCCGAGCGAAGGAGAGTACACCGTCTGTGACAGCAGACTCTGCTCGTTCTGCACCTCGGCGGGATTCAGCCGCACCACAATGTCTACGCTGCGGTCAGCGTCGCGTAGCGTCCCGCTCACGCTGCCCTCGTTGTAGGTTCGCAGGGCCTGCGCCACGTCGCTGACGCTGAGGCCGCTGCCGGCGAGGCGGGCGGGGTCGGGCACAAAGCTGCGTTCCTGGCGGGTGGCGCTGAGGCTGCTCTCCACGGTAGCGACGTTCGGGTCAGCCGCCAGCAGGCGCAGCACCTCCCGGTTGCGCTCGGCGAGCAGCGCTTGGTTGGGTGCGGTCAGCGCCAGGCTGAGGTCAAAACTTCCGCCGGGGCCGGTCTGCTGCGAGGCCACCCGGACTTCCGCCCCGGGCACCGTCTGCGCGAGGGGTTGGAGGTCCCGTGCGAGACGCGCGGTGAGGGTCTCGATGCCGGGGCGCTCTTCCCGGTCCACCAGGGTGACGGTCAGGGTGGCGGTGTTGGCGTTGGTGCCGCCCAGCACACCCCCTGCGCCCACGCTGGTCTGGACGAGCCGCACCTCCGGGCGCTTCAGCAGGTTCGCCTCGATGCGGGCGGTGAGCGCGTTCGTGCGGGCGAGGTCCGTTCCGGCGGGGAGTTCGACCTCTACGGTCAGGATGCCGCTGTCACTCTGCGGCACAAAGGAGAAGCCGACGCCGCGGAGCGCGAGAGGCACGCTCAGCAGAAAGAGCCCGGCGATCAGCATGACCACCCCGGGCCGCCGCAGGGCCGTGCCCACGCTGCGGGCATAGGCGCGGGCGGTTCCCGTCACAGCGCGATTGGTCAGGCCGTGCAGGGTGCCGGTCAGCGCCTCGAGCAGGGCCAGCAGGACCGTGAGCCCATATCGCACCAGCGTGAGGCCCACGGGCGCGAGCAGTACGGCGAGGAGGGCGACGGCAGGGGTTGGGAGGCGGGTGGCCCGGTCCAGCAGGAGCCAGCCCGCCGCTCCGGCCAGCGCGAGCAGCAGCAGGCCCGGCAGCGTTCGCACGCCGCTCAGGGCCTCGTGGAAGAAGCGGGGGAGCCGTGCCAGAACGCCCGGCACCTGGGCCCAACCGATGGGTTCAGGGTCGCGGGTGTAGGCCATTCGCACCGTCAGGAACAGCAGGCTTTCGAGCCAGCTCAGGGTGATTGCGGCAGCCAGGCCCAACCCGAACTGACTGAAGAACTGGCCCAGGATGCCCGGCATAAAGGAGAGCGGAATCAAGACGGCCAGCAGCGCGAAGGAGGCGGCCGTGACCGCCGAAAAGACTTCGGAGCCGCCCAGCAGCACGCTCCTGAGCAGGCCGTAGCCCAGGTCGCGGTAGCGCTGCACGTTCTCCGCCACGACGATGGAGTCATCCACCACGATGCCGATGGCAACGATAATCGCGAGCAGCGAGACGATATTGAAGGAAAAGCCCAGCAGGCTATAGAGGAGCGGCGCGGCGCTGATGGAGATGGGAATGGCGAGGATCACCGCGAAGACGGTGTTGAGCCTCCCCAGAAACAGCAGCACGATCACGCCCACGGCGGCGACGGCGAGCAGGAATTCGTGAAAGGTGTCCTCCACGGTCGCGCGGGTGACGGTGGTGGTGTCGCTGGCGAGCGTGAGGGTGTACCCCTTGGGAAGAGGCTGCGTCTCCATCGCCTCCCGCACCGCGTTCGCGACCGCCACGCTGTTTGTGCCGCTCGCCTTGCGGACATTGAGCAGCACGGCAGGCTGCCCGTTGACCCGAGCATAGCTGGTGGGCCGCGCGGTGGTGTCCCGCACGCTCGCGACGTCCGCCACGCGCAGGCCGGAGGCGGGGTCCACCACGATGTTTTCCACGTCCGCGAGGCTGGTGGGTGTATTGCGGGTGGAAAAGCCCACCGTCGTCCCACCCTGGGTGAGGCTCCCGGCGGGCAGGTCGAGGGCCGAAGCCTGGATCGCTGCCGTGACGCGGGCGGGGGAGAGGTTGTACGCCTGGAGGCGAGCGGGGTCGAGCAGCACCTGCACCTGCCGCTCGGGGCCGCCCGTCACGCTCACATCGGCTACCCCCTCGACGCGTTGCAGGCGGGGGACCAGGGTGTCTTCGGCGTAGGCCACCACGTCTGCCGTGCGCGCCGAGCCGCCCAGCAGCGCGAGCGTGAGGATGGGCGTGGCGTTGGGGTCGAACTTCTGCACGACCGGGGCGTCGCTGCCGCTGGGGAGGGTGGCGCGGATGGCGGCCACGGCCTGCGAGACGCTGTTGGCCGCCGCGTCGATATCGGTGCCGTCCGCAAAGGTGATCACCACCGCCGACTGTCCACTCACACTGGTCGTGTTGATGTCCACCACGCCGCCCAGCGTGCTCACC is from Deinococcus sp. YIM 77859 and encodes:
- a CDS encoding prepilin-type N-terminal cleavage/methylation domain-containing protein gives rise to the protein MQVSGLTLLELLVVLAIVAVLSALAALNFNSSSRALALTGYANEFALAVQQSASRANTNNALYVIKYGTSGVEWGPGTSGLTLSSCETASAAPALASTSGKINLPAGTTNPTGWLCISAPGLVTRLETLATCVENGTNIPCFAVRRGATSRRVLVSGNGQTEVK
- a CDS encoding prepilin-type N-terminal cleavage/methylation domain-containing protein produces the protein MQGRSAGLTIVEVLVALLILTVMMAAAMSVYISTMVSNSGAAYRTRVTQVLSTVTDQITQHVLTLPEGGSELLVFQPGTPPTPVTLTSTPTGCSAYLMSPAGRAHYCVTVRNNGSFNPAVGGVSLLGVAARTYNTQACWNERGAVRCVEATTIY
- a CDS encoding prepilin-type N-terminal cleavage/methylation domain-containing protein, which encodes MKRRRSTDGFTLVELLVAMGILAILLGLLLESSRTAIRMQTSTEREISLESSLRRTMAILTQDLRNAAYGMVTDTPYVSTATAISMAQVADTGVHPVVGPSGSGFPNANNVQVLAPAGFSWDSDTPFLLVNPVQGLATVLDLNAASSVGGNGKVTLSHAGQPNTLCFSTGNLVQRLRLVGYTYNPTKKMIFRGVRARATIIETPLAFNVSAFNIRYVATDGASYTALADLPETASLSRVQLSITMQRGQGSSLLTRSLSSTVEIPKLFTLTTKPLRYVAPGTSVSCS
- a CDS encoding DUF4900 domain-containing protein; amino-acid sequence: MALNTRHEQGMALVSALFLIVLVLGVVAVTTQLTVGNLRQTGDTVATAQTLALAQGGRNFAQSLLRGPVGTKLSDTVTDLAQRNVLGNAGTWVFSKGENSPSPDPQRVAQNMQTLAAQLQNSLPGGGCYGPFTVEGGQTLSVRVTFTGALPACDGAVAETVSIGVGRFISGSRNSTQTYSLPYVTVIAASKGAARRTLTVSGEYQFDVGNGSFARFALLTDIHQQSDRAAQIYFTSDTLFNGPVHTNGNFAFYGQPWFGGAVSSSGVTDTGQRGAWFQRTDGCGGRRQPACTAFRDVADLSPTPAYGNAVPTFTSGVDWEADEIELPNNSNDQKGAAERAGILINGDATVTLSVGTAGTEIPGKNGKKYQAITVNGTEYRAFEDSTFYMKSGNTWRVARNASGQEITAFNGVIYASGRITRLAAPARTNANDPKTAPPALAAFSEITVAAADDIRIASDLKYEDDPCDGDLRRGEDGQVIVPNCETDPLVKRNVLGIYSSGGDVLIGLGNTGGSLNVPRDVRIHATLMASVGQVRVENYATADCNGKVYILGGVIEKTYGPFGRFNSGTGQCTSGMQRSFTYDQRMLNGLAPPYFPTTQMTSLLPSRRIIQYGQAEQERR
- a CDS encoding neutral zinc metallopeptidase, which gives rise to MDWQNLPGGGNIEDRRGGGLPGGGIAVGGIGGLILALIAMFFGVDPSAVLGGNQAPTPAQTRTAPGEQDIAYQFVDRILASTDRVWSDIFARAGRTYTEPTLVLFSQAVNSACGQASSAVGPFYCPLDQKVYLDTSFFSQMDRQLGGGGDFAYSYVIAHEVGHHVQNELGIADQVTRAQQQARSEAQANALSVRLELQADCFAGVWGNHVADLANLTQEDVREAINTAAAIGDDALQRRGQGYVVPDSFTHGTSEQRVQWFMTGFQSGDPNRCDTFSGQL
- a CDS encoding efflux RND transporter permease subunit, giving the protein MSTHDPPEFSLPRGTLPDGTPEPAVHPAVRFSVRNYVFSIGIFLMVVLLGLIASTRLGVELLPNFEVPVLAVSTSYPGATPDQVDREVSQRIEDAVSTLGGVVDINTTSVSGQSAVVITFADGTDIDAAANSVSQAVAAIRATLPSGSDAPVVQKFDPNATPILTLALLGGSARTADVVAYAEDTLVPRLQRVEGVADVSVTGGPERQVQVLLDPARLQAYNLSPARVTAAIQASALDLPAGSLTQGGTTVGFSTRNTPTSLADVENIVVDPASGLRVADVASVRDTTARPTSYARVNGQPAVLLNVRKASGTNSVAVANAVREAMETQPLPKGYTLTLASDTTTVTRATVEDTFHEFLLAVAAVGVIVLLFLGRLNTVFAVILAIPISISAAPLLYSLLGFSFNIVSLLAIIVAIGIVVDDSIVVAENVQRYRDLGYGLLRSVLLGGSEVFSAVTAASFALLAVLIPLSFMPGILGQFFSQFGLGLAAAITLSWLESLLFLTVRMAYTRDPEPIGWAQVPGVLARLPRFFHEALSGVRTLPGLLLLALAGAAGWLLLDRATRLPTPAVALLAVLLAPVGLTLVRYGLTVLLALLEALTGTLHGLTNRAVTGTARAYARSVGTALRRPGVVMLIAGLFLLSVPLALRGVGFSFVPQSDSGILTVEVELPAGTDLARTNALTARIEANLLKRPEVRLVQTSVGAGGVLGGTNANTATLTVTLVDREERPGIETLTARLARDLQPLAQTVPGAEVRVASQQTGPGGSFDLSLALTAPNQALLAERNREVLRLLAADPNVATVESSLSATRQERSFVPDPARLAGSGLSVSDVAQALRTYNEGSVSGTLRDADRSVDIVVRLNPAEVQNEQSLLSQTVYSPSLGANVPLAELGDFQLRQAPATLSRLNKAYTATLNINLAPRVNPFAYQGTIIENVRRAGLLEGNVSLGNASAFGSTGLTADLVFYGPVVLVLAVLLTYLVLGSQFNSFRYPLYLLLPIPLAIVGALWTLNLFGVDLDVITVLGMVILLGLSTKNSILYLEFVTERMRTLPLREALIEAAELRFRPIVMTTLTVLVISIPLVFGQGDGAEFRRGLGIVILGGVITSTLLTFYVVPSVFYQFERRRQSALPAGETGLAPAGH